The Flavobacterium commune genome contains the following window.
TCGAATTTGAAACCAACATTGGCGCTTCTTCAATTGGATAAATTGGTCCGTTTGCAATATGCCCCATTCGGCTTCCATCGGCTCTTAAGCCTATTAAATCAGTCTCACCTGTAACAGCAGCCAGAACTATTGGTCCATGCACAAATGAAACCCAAGCCGATTTGTCCGGAAGTTGTTCTGCGCTATTGTGCATTGGCAGCACTATTGAAATAACATCTCCTGATTTCCATTTTCGATTAATAGAAACATAAGAATTCGCATCTTTTTCAATCGCTACTTCTTTGCCATTTACCTTAATTTTCATTTCTTCGTTCGTTATCCAGGAAGGATATCTGAACTTAACCGCAAACTTTTGCGCTTTTTTCAAATCCAATGTAAAGACTGATTGTTCTTCGAAAGGAAATTTGGTATTTTGTGTCAGCCTCAATCCTTTTTCTTTCCATTCTAAAGTGGAAGGAATAAAAAGATTCACGTACAAATTGGTAGCATCATGAGCGTAAATCATTTCGCCATATTTTCCGTGATTTTCTAAACCAGAACCCACACAACACCAAAAAGATTCCTGTGACTCCGAATACACACGGTAATGACGCGGACGAATAGGCGTAAAATAAACAAATCCTCCTTCAGGATGCTGCGATGATAAAATATGATTGTAAGTGGTACGCTCGTAATAATCCATGTATTTAGCCTCAGGATGTGCCAGAAACAAATGCTTACTCAATTTAAGCATGTTGTAACTGTTGCAGGTTTCAGGACCTTCTCTGGATTCAAGCATGGACGAAAAATCATTCGAAGGATTAAAATGTTCTCTCACACTATTTCCTCCTATGGAAATGGTTCTATTTTCGACTACTGTTTTCCAAAAAAAGTTAGCCGCATCAGCCCATTTTGTATCACCACCTACTTCGGCTACACGCATAAAACCGATTACTTTTGGAATTTGTGTATTGGCATGAATACCATTCAGCTTGTCTTCATCTTTTAACAAAGGATTCAAAATGGTCTTGTGCGAAAATTTTTCAGCCAAAACTAAATATTTTTTATCTCCTGTAATTGCGGCAACATCCGCAAAAACTTCGTTCATTCCGCCATGCTCGCTTTTTAGCATTAATTGGATTTGCTCATCCGAAAGATTAGCCACTAATTTCAAACACCAATCGGACAATTGAATTAGCATCTTTTTAGCTTTTTCATTCCCCGTTAGTTTGTAAGCATCCACAAGACCCGCGTAAACCTTATGAACATTATACCAAGGCACCCATTTTCCGTTTAACGAAAAACCACCCGCATCAATCTTGCCTTTAGCAATATCAGCCCACAATGCCTTACTTCCAGGAACACCGCCTATATAACCGTCTCCATTTTTTAATTGGCATTTTTCCAGCCAATCCAGCACATAATCTAAACGTTCTTTTATTTGCTGATTTCCAGTTGCGGCATACATCTCCGATAAAGCCGAAAGATAATGTCCACCAATGTGACCATCCAATCCTGTATTTTCCCAATTGCCATAATTATCCTTTAGAGGCGTGATTCCGGCTTCTTTTAAATAAGGTGCCAGCAGCCTATCGGCATCGAGTTCTAAAATATATTTCATATCGGTTTGCTGCGCCTTTTGAAAAGGACTTTCTAACAAACGAACAGAAATTAACGGAAAAGACTGCAATTGTGCTGACTGACTATAAGCAGTAGCACTCAGCGTAATCAAAACAACCGACCATAGATTGTTTTTTACATTTTTTAATATCATAATTTTGGTTTTAGTTGGATTATAGAAAATAAATTCCTCCTTGATTTATTTCTAATTATTTTTTGGTTTTTATTCGAATAAGCGAAAATGAATACGCTGGCAGTTCACTTGAAAACTCCTCGTTTACTGCAATAGTATCTGTTTTTGGCAAAGCCGTTTTACTATCTGGTGCTCCAGTTAACAACGTACGACTTGCATTGGAAGCCACTACTCCAAGATTTTTCAAATTCAATTGTGTATTTACCGAAACCGGAAGCATGTTAACCAATTTTACAATTAAATCATTGCTTTTACTATCGCGCACAACCGAAACTCCAATGCGTTTTCTAACCGATTCACTGGTATCAGAAATACTAATATCATTAGAGAAATAAACATCTCCTGCATTGTTTCCGTACATTTTTTGAACCTGATAACCCACTGTTGGTTTCACTTCCGAATTATTGAAATAAATAATATCCGGATTCCATTGTGTGTGACCTTCTTTGGCAAGCATTGGCGCAATAGAAGCCATACTTACCACATCTCCATTGCGTTCAATTGACGTTAAATATAAGGCTTCCGCCAAAGCTGTTTCGATATTATTAGGACGTCCCTGTAAAAAAGCAGCATATTCCCCAAGATATACTTTTGATTTCGAACGATCGTATTTATCATAAAAATCCTGATTATTGATAAACCATCCCACTGATTCGTAATAATGTTCGTCCACCATTGGAATATTCAATTTATCGGCAAGAGCCCAACCTTCGTTATAATCCGTTCCTTCATAAAAAGGTCCAACCGTACCAATAACGGTAATTTCGGGATATTTTGCTTTTACAGCATTAAAAATCATCGTAAAACGCTCTTCAAAAATATCCGTTATCAAATCTTCATTTCCTACACCAACATATTTAAGATTGAATGGTTTGGGATGTCCTGCTTCGGCTCTTTTCTTTCCCCATTTGGTATTCACATCACCATTGGCATATTCGATTAAATCTAAAACATCCTGAACATATTCGTCCATTTCACTCATCGGGATTCCGCCTTGTTGTCCGGCTCCGCCTGTTCCTGAATTTTGGCAAGGAACTCCAGCAGCTACAACCGGTAAAGGAGCTGCTCCCATATCTTCACAAAACTGAAAATACTCAAAATAACCCAATCCCATCGACTGGTGGTAACCCCAAAGATTGCGTTGTGGTTTTCTGGATTCTAATGGACCAATGGTGTTTTTCCAATGGTAAATATTCCCCAATCCATCACCATGAGCTACACATCCACCCGGAAAACGCATGAATTTTGGCTGAATGTCAGCAATAGTTTGAGCCAAATCGGCACGAAGGCCATTTTTACGCCCTTTGAATGTTTTTTGTGGAAACAACGAAATCATATCCAAGGCAATACTTCCTATATTTTGAGGAACAATCTCCAATTTTGCATCGGCTATTGTTTTATTGGAAACCAAAACAGCATTATATTTTTTCCAATTTACGCTGTTCGAATTAATAGTCGTTTCGGCATATTTTTCTCCATTTTCACCTACTAAACGAACCAGTAATTTTGTATTGGCTCCAGCCAAATTGCTAACAAAAACCGAAAAATCATATTTCTCACCCGCTTTCAAAGCAATCCCATCAAAACCTTCGTTGATAAATCCTTTTCCAACCTCAGCGATTTTTAAAACAGCATAATGCTTATTATTTTCATGAATTGGCGAAATTGAATCGATATTAAATGTATTTTGAGTTCCTTCAATAGTCCAGGATTTAGAACTATTCCATGATTTATCGTGACCTTCCTTGTCACTCAAAGCATATTCAAAATCACGATTCTGAATCAACTCAGCATACAATCCTCCATCAGCAGCATAATTGATATCTTCGAAAAACACCCCCGTGAGCATGTTGCTTATTTTTTTACTTTGAGAAGCTTCTACAGTAATGGTCGCATTTAGTGTTTTAAGTGAAGCAAAACGACTAGCATCGGTTTTTGAAGTTTCCCCATTCAATTGATTTTTATAAGCTACTAGTTGTTCAGCCTTAATTAAATCATTCACCACATCCCAGGAAACTTTGTTTACGGTTCCGTTTTGAACAATCCCAGCAATGGCAACAGCTTCCCTTAAATCGACACGCTCTGATTCCTGAATTGTTTTTGTAGCAGCATATTTTACAAAATCCGTTGTAGTTACAGCAAATAATCCATTTGTGGCATTAGCCGAACTCTTCCATGATATCGCAAAAATTCCGTTATTTTGAGAAACTATCGGTTTCAGGCAATTATTATCTTTCATGACCACAGGATACGACTGACGTCCCCAGCTAATCAAATCTTTAGAAGCCGCATGCGCAAAAGTTCCATCTTTATCATTCAAACTCCACACACAATGCCACATTCCGTCAACAGCCTTAAAAAGATAAGGCGCTATCATCTTTTTTTGAGAACCCCATCTTCCATAATCGGAATATAAAAAATTATAATTCTGCCCTACCGAATACCAATTTTTTCTGTCGACACTCCAGGCAAACTGTAATCCTGTTCTACCCGATAAATTTTCCGGAGTATAGGCAAATAAATATACTGAACCCGGATGGGCTAACTTTATATTGTTGTTTGCAAAAGTTGGTAAGACCATTACAAAACTCATTATAAATGCAACAATACTCAGTTTCATTTTATTTTTCATTGGTTTTATTCTTTATAAAATTAACTTGTCCTGTTTTTTTTAACAAGAAGTCCGAATTAACAAATGTAAAAAAAACATTTATTAATTCAAGCTTAAATAATTATAAAAAAAATACCCTCAAAAAGTAAAATACAATTTGAGGGTAATTTAAAAACAAGAAAAATCTTAATTCGTTATGTATCCTGGGTTTTGCCAAGCTCTTGCCTGTGCTTCAGTTAAATTAGAACCATCATCATTTCGTAAGCCATCTATAAAAGATTGCGGTATAGGACGTAATTCATGTTTGTTAGCAGTAATATTAGGAGCTGCTTCTGTGTTAAACGCTTTAGCACGGGTGATTAAGGTTCCAGTACGCGATAAAGTTTCCCAACGTTGCCATTCTCCTAATAATTCACGAGTACGCTCGTTTAATATAAAGTGTAAGGCACGCTGGTAATTAGAACTTGCTCCAACCTTAGTCATTACAGCTTCATCTTCAGCAGGTAAATTAGCCGGAAATGAAGTTAATTGTAAATTAGACGCAGCTGTAGTGACAGCAAGAGTAGGATTAGACAAATAATACGTATTCATATTCAAATTAGAATTGATATAATTGGTTGCATTTGTCCCTGTATTTAATCCATTCGTTTCAAACGCTTGTGAACCATCTCTATAATATGATCTATTTTCTCCATTTTTCCATTGGGCTCGGGCACGAATGATATTAATATCTCCCATTGCTTCAGCATATTGTCCTAAACGTGCATAACATTCAGCTCTAACAAGATAAGTCTCTCCCAAACGTGCCATAGTTACATCACGTCGTGAATCTCCTCTTTCTGCCTGGCGAGATCCATCTTCGGTTTTGTTGATACCTGCAAAGAAGTTACTGAAACTAGTACCTGTCCCGAATGTTGGAGCTACATAAGTTCCATTTTTATACAATACTAATGAGTTCGGAGAATAGTGTCCTACTTTGGTAGTTAAAGATCCGGAAGTAGCTGTTTGACGAGAACCAACAGTCCAGGCTGGCAATCTACTATTATCATCTCTCCATGTTGGATTTTGGTTGGTTGACCCAAAAGTATAGCCATTATAAGTAGCATCGTCTTTTGTATTTAAAATCATTACAATAGCAGGATCGCCAAGTTGAACTCCGTTTGGATTTGCTCCTACAATAGTATTGGCACCATAAACGGTTTTAAATGTTTTCCACATACGGGAGTCATTGACGTGATCATAAACGGCATAACTGTACTCAGTAGGACGACAACGTTGAAAATCCATACTTCCAATCCATACCCCACGGCGAACCCAACCTCCTGCAAAATTTGAGAATTGAGGAGCGAAATAATTGTAGGTACGGTTTCCAAAACGTCCTGCTGTAATTGGGTCTGCATTGTGTCCTGCTGCCATAAGAATTTCGTTTTGTTGCTCAGCAGCCGAATCCACTCCAGTCCAGTTTCCGAACAAATCTCTATAGTTGCTCGTTAATGGACCTCGAGCATTAATAGCATAAGTACAAGCATCAATAGCTTCATTCAAATCTGCATCTTTGTAAGCGCTGTTCCAGGCATCATTTCGTTCTGAAGAACGGAATAATAAGGCTTTTGCTAGGAAATGTGCAGCTGTAGCCTTTGTCCATGTAATTCCTTTACCATAAGTAAAAATTTCTCCTTCAAACAAATTGTAAGCATTACGGAAATCAGAAATTACTTGCTCCCAACATTGTTCGTCAGTAGAACGGGTAAAGTTACGTACAATTCCAACTACAGGTTTAGTCTGTAATACTACACCTCCATATTGAGCAGTAAGACGATAATAATTGTATCCGCGAAGGAAATAAGCATGTGCTAAACAACGGTTCCTAACTGTTAGGTCTGAAATTTTATTGGCATTGGCAATGATTCTATTGGCTGACGCAATACCAAAATACATCTGATCCCAAAGTGCTTCCGGTCCTGTTGCGTTATTATTTGCAGCTCCTAAAGCAGGAGTTGCTCTAAAAGGTGCTAAACGGTTATCATAATTATTCCACATTTGATTGGTTAAGTCATTCGCATTGGTAAACTCATCCGTTCCGTAAAGTGTAATTCCATAAGCCCATTCAAACCCAAAATGCCATCTGATGTTACCGTAAAGTGATAGGGTTAAAGCTTCAAGTCCTTCTGCTGTCTCAAAATAATCTGTTGAATAGCGATTTGTTTGCTCTTCATCCAGAAAGTCTTTGGAGCAAGAGCTGAAAGACAGTCCCGTTAATAGCAGCAGACCGATTCCTATATTTTTAAATTTATTCATTTTACTATATTTTAATATTATTACTTTGTTAGATTCGTTATAACGTATTTTACTAAAATCCAACTTCAATTCCCATAACAAAACTACGATTGAAGATAGTTGAATTAGTGTCAAAATCATACCAGTCAACTGATTGATAAATACTACCAGGATTCACTGCCTGAGCATAGATTTTTAAATTAGCTAATCCAATTGCTGAAGTGTATTCTTTAGGGAAATTATACCCTAGAGAAATATTACGGATTTTTACAAAAGAAGCTTTTGTAAACCCAAGAAGTCCTGAATAAGGATCTCTTGATCCGGCAGATGCTTGTCCTAACAATGGTTTTTGGAATTCAGCATTTGGATTATCAGGAGTCCAGTAATCTACTTGGCGTTGGTTGCTTGTTCCTGTCAACGCTTCTCCACCTAAGGAGGCTGTATAACCCATACGTCCGTACAATAGTGCTGATAACTCAAAGCCTTTGTAATTGAAAGTATTACTCCATCCCATAGTCCAATTTGGATCACTATTACCTATGATTGTTCTGTCTTCAATAGTCATGTCGTAGTCCCCGTTTTGATCTTTTGGACGTACATTACCTGGTGTAAAATTATAGCCGTTAGCTTTCCATAATGCCATTTCGGCTTGGTCTTCAGGGGTGTCTTGCCATAAACCTAAGTTGTCAAAACCATATCGAACACTGATTTGTTGGCCGATGAAGCGTGTATCCTGCACCATGTCGTTTTTACCATAAGCCAATCCTTCAATTTTATCTTTTTGCCAGGCTGCATTTAAACTACTTTCCCATGTAAATCCACTTTCTGTTTGTATAGGAGTGAAATTTAAAGTAACTTCAACTCCTTTATTACTGGTTTTTCCTATGTTAGCAATAGTTCTGTCGTAACCTGTCAATGTTGGTAAAGCTGTGTTCAATATTAAATCATTTGTAAAGGATCTATAAAATTCTATACTACCGCTAATTCTATTTTTAAGAAAACCAAAATCAACCCCAAGATTGTATTGCGTCGTCTTTTCCCAACCCAGTGCAGGGTTTGCCATTGGTGTTAAATCGCCTGTGTAATAAGGTTCATTGGTAGTATAACCTACTTGATTACTTATTCCATTGAATGGGAGATTTAAGTTTCTGATATTTCCTTTAGTGTCATAAGGGTCTATAGCAGAGTTCCCAACAGTACCAAATCCCAAACGAAGTTTAAGGTTGTTAATCCAGTCAGTGTTTTTAATAAATTCCTCTTGATCCAAACGCCAGGCTAAGGCTGCTGAAGGGAAGAAATCCCATTTGTATCCCTCAGACAATTGAGATACCGCATCATAACGTCCTGAAACGGTTAATAAATAACGGTCATCAAATCCATAATTAAAACGACCTAAATACGAATAAATTTGACGTTGTATAATACCAGAACTCATGCTTGCACCATTATTAGCATTTGTTAAATCGATATCGCCTAAAGCATTCCATAAGAAAGAAGGTTTAGCAATGTTACTTGCTGCTAAAGAAGAGAATTCTTCATCCCAAGAAGATGCACTTTGTACTATAGTAGCTCCCACCTTGTGTTTACTAAAAGTGCGATCATAGACAATCATGTTATCCAAAGTCCAAGAGAAATCACGTTCGTTTCTCAATCGGGCAAAGTTTCTTCCAGGAGTACCATTTGAATTAATTCTGTGTGAAGAAGTACCGTCAATATAAACCCCTTCTCTCCAATGACGAAAATCGGGGCCAAAATTAAATTTGTAACTCAATCCTTTTAGAGGTTCCCAAATTTTTCCTATTTCAATAGTGGCAGAAATATTACCTAAAGCACGCATAGTTTGTGACAATTGAGTGCTTTTTTTCCATTCGTCCATTATGGTATAGATTCCATTTTCTCCACCTGGATTAATTATTAAGTTGCCATCCGCATCATAAGGAACAGCCATATTAAAAATAGATTTAGCTGCTCCGTAAATTGCATTAGGTACAGATCCACTACGTCCTCCTAAAGTGGACATACCGAAATCTTGTTCGCTCCATGAAATATTCAATGAAGCATTCAATTTAAACCAATCTACAGGTGTAATGTTGGTTGTCAATTTTGTAGTATAACGAGAGTAGTCTTGCCCTCTTTGTGTTCCTTTGTTGCTTAAGTAACCAAAAGAAACGTAGCTATTTACTTTTTCAGATCCACCACTACCACTGATTACGTGTTCATTCATGATACCTGTACGGGTTACAAAGTCAGTCCAATTGGTGTTAGTTACCTTTGAGGGATCCCATGTTCCGCTTTCCCAACCTTTCAATACATTATCTCGTGTAGCGTTAACGTCTAAACCACTGGCAAACAACTGAAAATCACTAGCATAGGTAGGTGAGTCTGGGTGTGCATATTGGAATGAGTTTGGATCTAGCATACTTGAGTTATATGCCGCCCAACGTTTGAATTGAATAAAATCAGCTGCACTCATTGATGGGGAACGATCTACAATGTTAGTAGTTGTTAATGTAGCTGAGTAATTCAAATTGAATCTTCCGGATTTCCCTTGTTTTGTTGTAACAATTATAACTCCGTTTGCACCACGAGAACCATAAATAGCCGTAGCAGAGGCATCTTTAAGAACATCAATAGATTCAATATCTCTAGGATTCAAAGTTTCAATAGCTGAAGAAGATAACAATGGTACTCCATCAACTACATAAAGAGGATCGCTGGTAGCATCTAATGAACGTCGTCCACGAATACGAACCGTTCCAAGTGTCCCTGGGCGTTCACTGGTAGTAATATCAACACCGGCTGCCTTCCCTTGTAAAGCCTCCATAGCATTGCTTACTGGTCGATCATTTAATTCTTCTGCACTAACTCTAGTAACAGCTCCCGTTAAATCTGATTTTTTAACGGTACCATACCCAATAACAACAACTTCTTCTAAACTCTGTGATGATTCTTTCAAAGTAATTTTAAAATCGGTTTTATTTGCTACCGGGATTTCTACAGTATCAAAACCAATAAAAGAAATCACTAATATTTTAGCTGCATCATCCACACGAATAGAAAACTTTCCATCCATATCAGTTGAAGTACTGTTAGTGGTTCCTTTTACAAGAACACTTGCACCCGGCAACGAAAGTCCATTGGCATCTACAACTACCCCTGTAAGTACTTTTTGTTGTTGCTCAACTGCAGAAACACCAGGTGCTTCGTTTGATTTTGCTTTTTGCAAAACAATTTGATTACTAACAAGAGTGTAAGTAATGTTAAGCGGCTTTAGCACTCTTGAAAGCACTGTTGATAAGACTTCATTAGTCGCTTCAACACTCACTTTTTGATCAAAAGCAACCATTCTGGAATTATAAGAAAACTTAACATCGGCTGATTTTCCTAATTCAGATAATGCTTTATTTAAGTTCATATCAGATATAGAAATAGTTACTTTGGTATCTAATTTTCCTTGTCCCAGGCTATTTGCCATAGTCACAGTTGAGAAAACCAGCGCTAATACAAATTGGTATAAAGTCATCTTCATGAGTCGGATTAGTAATCGTTGTTTTACTACGGTTTTTTTCATAATTTTGGTTTGTTTATTAATTAATACTATTTGTGGGTATTCTAAGAAACATTTCAACCCCACTTTGCAGAGTGAGGGTGAAGCTTTAGGCGTCGATGATGTTGCAGCATATCGACGCTGTTTTTTATATTTTATTTCGCTGTTTTTTTCATCTAATTACATCCTTTAGAAACAATAGTTATTTGATTTCCGTTCATGGTATAACTGGAATTCTCACCAATACTCTTGCATATAATCTTTAGTTTTTCAGGCAATGGCTGATCACTCAAAGAAGTCGTTAAATGGCATTTTTCTAATTGCTGTTTTGGGTAATCAATCTCCACAGAATAAGCCTGCTCTATCGTTTTAAAAATTTGAGCTACAGGAATATCACTAAACTCGAAACTCAATTGTTCTATACTTTTTACCGAACTACTGATGGATTTATCCAAAGTGATATCAGTAATTTTATCAAAAGTTTTGTTTTTTCTCTCAAATCGTAATGCCTCATTAGGCAACAGCACGATTTCTTCCTGAGATGAATTTCGAATTAATTTCTCAGCATTTACTTTTACCTTTCCTGTTCGTACTACAACCTCCACATCCGATTGGTCAGCATAAGCTTTGATTCTAAAACTGGTTCCTACAACTTTGGTAACAATCTCATTGGCATGAACAAAAAATGGTTTTTTGGGATTTTTGCTAATTTCAAAAAAAGCTTCTCCTGATAAATATACATTTCGCTCATTACCTTCAAATAGCTTTGGATAACTTAACTTACTCTTTGGTTGCAACAATACTGAACTCCCGTCAGACAAGGTCAAAATTTGAGGTTTATTTGAATTATTAATTTGCTCAATCAAGCCATCTTCATCCAGATTACTTACTATTTGTTCGTAATTAGCAGCATATCTTTCAGTACTGAAATAATTATCATAAGCATAAAACGACAGCAAACCAACTACCAGAATGGCAGCAATTTTT
Protein-coding sequences here:
- a CDS encoding glycoside hydrolase family 127 protein, which gives rise to MILKNVKNNLWSVVLITLSATAYSQSAQLQSFPLISVRLLESPFQKAQQTDMKYILELDADRLLAPYLKEAGITPLKDNYGNWENTGLDGHIGGHYLSALSEMYAATGNQQIKERLDYVLDWLEKCQLKNGDGYIGGVPGSKALWADIAKGKIDAGGFSLNGKWVPWYNVHKVYAGLVDAYKLTGNEKAKKMLIQLSDWCLKLVANLSDEQIQLMLKSEHGGMNEVFADVAAITGDKKYLVLAEKFSHKTILNPLLKDEDKLNGIHANTQIPKVIGFMRVAEVGGDTKWADAANFFWKTVVENRTISIGGNSVREHFNPSNDFSSMLESREGPETCNSYNMLKLSKHLFLAHPEAKYMDYYERTTYNHILSSQHPEGGFVYFTPIRPRHYRVYSESQESFWCCVGSGLENHGKYGEMIYAHDATNLYVNLFIPSTLEWKEKGLRLTQNTKFPFEEQSVFTLDLKKAQKFAVKFRYPSWITNEEMKIKVNGKEVAIEKDANSYVSINRKWKSGDVISIVLPMHNSAEQLPDKSAWVSFVHGPIVLAAVTGETDLIGLRADGSRMGHIANGPIYPIEEAPMLVSNSTDLAQSITAVKNKPFTYSISDITYQDQFKNLQLVPFFQIHDARYMLYWPFTTKEKLPELQAAMKEREDAKMKLEAVTVDLVTAGEQQPENDHNFKGEKTDTGIYKERHYRNGTGFFSYDLKNPKAEARKLRITYFGSDKNRKFDVYLNSVLVASIAMDGKEGNQFIDKIIEIPAEILKSNAKLLEVKFQAKPNSSITGIYEVRLMK
- a CDS encoding alpha-L-arabinofuranosidase C-terminal domain-containing protein: MKNKMKLSIVAFIMSFVMVLPTFANNNIKLAHPGSVYLFAYTPENLSGRTGLQFAWSVDRKNWYSVGQNYNFLYSDYGRWGSQKKMIAPYLFKAVDGMWHCVWSLNDKDGTFAHAASKDLISWGRQSYPVVMKDNNCLKPIVSQNNGIFAISWKSSANATNGLFAVTTTDFVKYAATKTIQESERVDLREAVAIAGIVQNGTVNKVSWDVVNDLIKAEQLVAYKNQLNGETSKTDASRFASLKTLNATITVEASQSKKISNMLTGVFFEDINYAADGGLYAELIQNRDFEYALSDKEGHDKSWNSSKSWTIEGTQNTFNIDSISPIHENNKHYAVLKIAEVGKGFINEGFDGIALKAGEKYDFSVFVSNLAGANTKLLVRLVGENGEKYAETTINSNSVNWKKYNAVLVSNKTIADAKLEIVPQNIGSIALDMISLFPQKTFKGRKNGLRADLAQTIADIQPKFMRFPGGCVAHGDGLGNIYHWKNTIGPLESRKPQRNLWGYHQSMGLGYFEYFQFCEDMGAAPLPVVAAGVPCQNSGTGGAGQQGGIPMSEMDEYVQDVLDLIEYANGDVNTKWGKKRAEAGHPKPFNLKYVGVGNEDLITDIFEERFTMIFNAVKAKYPEITVIGTVGPFYEGTDYNEGWALADKLNIPMVDEHYYESVGWFINNQDFYDKYDRSKSKVYLGEYAAFLQGRPNNIETALAEALYLTSIERNGDVVSMASIAPMLAKEGHTQWNPDIIYFNNSEVKPTVGYQVQKMYGNNAGDVYFSNDISISDTSESVRKRIGVSVVRDSKSNDLIVKLVNMLPVSVNTQLNLKNLGVVASNASRTLLTGAPDSKTALPKTDTIAVNEEFSSELPAYSFSLIRIKTKK
- a CDS encoding RagB/SusD family nutrient uptake outer membrane protein, translating into MNKFKNIGIGLLLLTGLSFSSCSKDFLDEEQTNRYSTDYFETAEGLEALTLSLYGNIRWHFGFEWAYGITLYGTDEFTNANDLTNQMWNNYDNRLAPFRATPALGAANNNATGPEALWDQMYFGIASANRIIANANKISDLTVRNRCLAHAYFLRGYNYYRLTAQYGGVVLQTKPVVGIVRNFTRSTDEQCWEQVISDFRNAYNLFEGEIFTYGKGITWTKATAAHFLAKALLFRSSERNDAWNSAYKDADLNEAIDACTYAINARGPLTSNYRDLFGNWTGVDSAAEQQNEILMAAGHNADPITAGRFGNRTYNYFAPQFSNFAGGWVRRGVWIGSMDFQRCRPTEYSYAVYDHVNDSRMWKTFKTVYGANTIVGANPNGVQLGDPAIVMILNTKDDATYNGYTFGSTNQNPTWRDDNSRLPAWTVGSRQTATSGSLTTKVGHYSPNSLVLYKNGTYVAPTFGTGTSFSNFFAGINKTEDGSRQAERGDSRRDVTMARLGETYLVRAECYARLGQYAEAMGDINIIRARAQWKNGENRSYYRDGSQAFETNGLNTGTNATNYINSNLNMNTYYLSNPTLAVTTAASNLQLTSFPANLPAEDEAVMTKVGASSNYQRALHFILNERTRELLGEWQRWETLSRTGTLITRAKAFNTEAAPNITANKHELRPIPQSFIDGLRNDDGSNLTEAQARAWQNPGYITN
- a CDS encoding TonB-dependent receptor → MKKTVVKQRLLIRLMKMTLYQFVLALVFSTVTMANSLGQGKLDTKVTISISDMNLNKALSELGKSADVKFSYNSRMVAFDQKVSVEATNEVLSTVLSRVLKPLNITYTLVSNQIVLQKAKSNEAPGVSAVEQQQKVLTGVVVDANGLSLPGASVLVKGTTNSTSTDMDGKFSIRVDDAAKILVISFIGFDTVEIPVANKTDFKITLKESSQSLEEVVVIGYGTVKKSDLTGAVTRVSAEELNDRPVSNAMEALQGKAAGVDITTSERPGTLGTVRIRGRRSLDATSDPLYVVDGVPLLSSSAIETLNPRDIESIDVLKDASATAIYGSRGANGVIIVTTKQGKSGRFNLNYSATLTTTNIVDRSPSMSAADFIQFKRWAAYNSSMLDPNSFQYAHPDSPTYASDFQLFASGLDVNATRDNVLKGWESGTWDPSKVTNTNWTDFVTRTGIMNEHVISGSGGSEKVNSYVSFGYLSNKGTQRGQDYSRYTTKLTTNITPVDWFKLNASLNISWSEQDFGMSTLGGRSGSVPNAIYGAAKSIFNMAVPYDADGNLIINPGGENGIYTIMDEWKKSTQLSQTMRALGNISATIEIGKIWEPLKGLSYKFNFGPDFRHWREGVYIDGTSSHRINSNGTPGRNFARLRNERDFSWTLDNMIVYDRTFSKHKVGATIVQSASSWDEEFSSLAASNIAKPSFLWNALGDIDLTNANNGASMSSGIIQRQIYSYLGRFNYGFDDRYLLTVSGRYDAVSQLSEGYKWDFFPSAALAWRLDQEEFIKNTDWINNLKLRLGFGTVGNSAIDPYDTKGNIRNLNLPFNGISNQVGYTTNEPYYTGDLTPMANPALGWEKTTQYNLGVDFGFLKNRISGSIEFYRSFTNDLILNTALPTLTGYDRTIANIGKTSNKGVEVTLNFTPIQTESGFTWESSLNAAWQKDKIEGLAYGKNDMVQDTRFIGQQISVRYGFDNLGLWQDTPEDQAEMALWKANGYNFTPGNVRPKDQNGDYDMTIEDRTIIGNSDPNWTMGWSNTFNYKGFELSALLYGRMGYTASLGGEALTGTSNQRQVDYWTPDNPNAEFQKPLLGQASAGSRDPYSGLLGFTKASFVKIRNISLGYNFPKEYTSAIGLANLKIYAQAVNPGSIYQSVDWYDFDTNSTIFNRSFVMGIEVGF
- a CDS encoding FecR family protein yields the protein MKNRNQYSEIEDFLADESFRLWMRSKEDSNGWEEWTLENPKRAKLVEEARLWLLAMEVPEVNVSQEQLDAALQNTWMKIEKAEQESKMELKLIQLWNTSWFRKIAAILVVGLLSFYAYDNYFSTERYAANYEQIVSNLDEDGLIEQINNSNKPQILTLSDGSSVLLQPKSKLSYPKLFEGNERNVYLSGEAFFEISKNPKKPFFVHANEIVTKVVGTSFRIKAYADQSDVEVVVRTGKVKVNAEKLIRNSSQEEIVLLPNEALRFERKNKTFDKITDITLDKSISSSVKSIEQLSFEFSDIPVAQIFKTIEQAYSVEIDYPKQQLEKCHLTTSLSDQPLPEKLKIICKSIGENSSYTMNGNQITIVSKGCN